One Deinococcus reticulitermitis genomic region harbors:
- a CDS encoding inorganic pyrophosphatase has product MSHPWRGVVEWTAGSCERFIWHPETGTLAPYRTEPRPAPVNYGCLPGTHNPADHAEVDAVWLGETRPVGTRTEEVPTGLLWLADGDHKVVFGDPARAAGLLAWFPPERGARLLGPEEAQAWLAEVGRPDGA; this is encoded by the coding sequence TTGAGCCACCCCTGGCGCGGAGTGGTCGAGTGGACGGCGGGAAGCTGTGAGCGCTTCATCTGGCACCCTGAAACCGGCACCCTCGCGCCCTACCGCACCGAGCCCCGCCCCGCGCCCGTCAACTACGGCTGCCTGCCCGGCACCCACAACCCCGCCGACCACGCCGAGGTGGACGCCGTGTGGCTCGGGGAGACGCGCCCGGTCGGCACCCGGACCGAGGAGGTGCCCACCGGCCTGCTGTGGCTCGCCGACGGAGATCACAAAGTCGTGTTCGGCGACCCAGCCCGCGCCGCAGGCCTCCTCGCCTGGTTTCCCCCGGAGCGCGGCGCCCGGCTGCTCGGCCCGGAAGAGGCGCAAGCGTGGCTCGCGGAGGTCGGACGCCCAGACGGAGCGTAG
- a CDS encoding 2-phosphosulfolactate phosphatase produces MARGGRVRLRAEPLPQGGAPDTALVIDVLRATTTAPTLLDLGARELLLTADEAGARALRGPGTLLAGERGGLTIPGFDLGNSPLEAQATPMRGKRVVMTTSNGTGAAHLTARTARQVLLGSIVNAPAAARLALALAEEEITLVCAGTGGRVGFDDLYAAGVIVDDLLRLAPDTFDLDDGAWIALTLCRAEPDAHAALAGSRHGQALARLGFGTDIALAARHGQSEAVPQLVRGSGEPVGTLRFVAAPPA; encoded by the coding sequence GTGGCGCGGGGCGGGCGGGTACGCCTGCGCGCCGAGCCGCTGCCGCAGGGGGGCGCCCCTGACACTGCCCTCGTGATCGACGTGCTGCGGGCGACGACCACGGCGCCCACCCTGCTCGACCTGGGCGCGCGCGAGCTGCTGCTCACGGCGGACGAGGCGGGCGCGCGGGCGCTGCGCGGTCCAGGCACCCTCCTCGCCGGGGAGCGCGGCGGCCTCACCATTCCCGGCTTTGACCTCGGCAACAGCCCGCTGGAGGCGCAGGCAACCCCGATGCGTGGGAAGCGGGTGGTGATGACCACGAGCAACGGCACCGGCGCGGCGCACCTCACGGCCCGCACGGCGCGGCAGGTGCTGCTCGGCTCCATCGTGAACGCCCCGGCGGCGGCGCGGCTGGCCCTCGCGCTCGCCGAGGAAGAAATCACCCTCGTCTGCGCGGGGACCGGGGGGCGGGTGGGCTTTGACGACCTCTACGCGGCGGGGGTGATCGTGGACGACCTCCTGCGCCTCGCGCCGGACACCTTCGACCTCGACGACGGCGCCTGGATCGCGCTCACCCTGTGCCGGGCCGAGCCCGACGCCCACGCCGCGCTCGCCGGCTCCCGGCACGGTCAGGCGCTCGCCCGGCTGGGGTTCGGGACCGATATCGCCTTGGCCGCGCGGCACGGCCAGAGTGAGGCGGTGCCGCAGCTCGTGCGGGGCTCAGGCGAGCCGGTGGGCACGCTGCGGTTCGTGGCGGCCCCACCAGCCTGA
- the rpe gene encoding ribulose-phosphate 3-epimerase yields the protein MNSASSPARPPERSVKLAPSLLSCDFSRLGEELAVLGGEGGADWAHVDVMDGLFVPNLSFGLPILSAARRVSPLFMDVHLMIERPERLLRDFAGAGADGLTVHVEATAHIHRAVGQIKELGKRAGVTLNPGTPLEAVRPVLGDVDLVLVMSVNPGFGGQRFIPGSLERVRTLRRWLDEIGSAAELQVDGGVTPANARALADAGASCLVAGSAVYGPDGARAGLARLRAVLGEN from the coding sequence GTGAATTCCGCGTCCTCCCCGGCCCGCCCCCCCGAGCGCTCCGTCAAGCTCGCTCCCAGCCTCCTGTCCTGTGACTTTTCGCGTCTGGGTGAGGAACTCGCGGTCCTCGGGGGAGAGGGCGGAGCCGACTGGGCGCACGTCGACGTGATGGACGGCCTCTTCGTGCCGAACCTGTCGTTCGGGCTGCCGATTCTGAGTGCGGCGCGGCGGGTCTCCCCGCTGTTCATGGACGTTCACCTGATGATCGAGCGCCCCGAGCGCCTCCTGCGCGACTTTGCCGGCGCCGGGGCCGACGGCCTGACCGTCCATGTGGAGGCGACCGCGCACATTCACCGCGCCGTGGGGCAGATCAAGGAACTCGGCAAGCGCGCGGGGGTGACGCTCAATCCCGGCACGCCGCTGGAGGCCGTGCGTCCGGTGCTCGGCGACGTGGACCTCGTGCTCGTGATGAGCGTGAACCCGGGCTTCGGCGGGCAGCGGTTTATCCCGGGGAGCCTGGAGCGGGTGCGGACCCTGCGCCGCTGGCTGGACGAGATCGGCAGCGCGGCGGAGTTGCAGGTGGACGGGGGCGTCACGCCGGCCAATGCCCGCGCCCTCGCGGACGCCGGGGCGAGCTGCCTGGTGGCGGGAAGCGCGGTGTACGGCCCGGACGGTGCCCGCGCTGGCCTCGCCCGATTGCGCGCCGTCCTTGGGGAGAACTGA
- a CDS encoding TetR/AcrR family transcriptional regulator — protein MDSSSLRERQKERRRARIYNVAIDLFKQGGFQTTTATDIARASNVSRGTFFNYYPYKEAVLLDYGSEVMDRLRELAERRLSEGAAPLTVLYEVWDALADENTRERDLFPPLAYEVMNPNPERARTAYQALPLSKVIELILRPLHQDGRVRTDLSLQRISNLIADTYLMVALRWSAYGTERSLHEEMRLALSLLLEGALRRESR, from the coding sequence ATGGACTCATCCTCGCTGAGAGAGCGGCAAAAAGAGCGTCGCCGGGCACGGATCTACAACGTCGCCATCGACCTCTTCAAGCAGGGGGGGTTTCAGACCACCACCGCGACCGACATCGCGCGGGCGAGCAACGTGTCGCGCGGGACGTTTTTCAACTACTACCCCTACAAGGAAGCGGTGCTGCTCGACTACGGCAGCGAGGTGATGGACCGCCTGCGTGAGCTCGCCGAGCGGCGTCTCTCGGAGGGGGCGGCGCCCCTGACCGTGCTGTATGAGGTCTGGGACGCCCTCGCCGACGAGAACACCCGCGAGCGCGACCTGTTTCCGCCGCTCGCCTACGAGGTGATGAATCCCAACCCCGAGCGTGCCCGCACCGCGTACCAGGCGCTGCCGCTGAGCAAGGTGATCGAGCTGATTCTGCGCCCGCTGCACCAAGACGGCCGGGTGCGCACCGACCTCAGCCTCCAGCGCATCAGCAACCTGATTGCGGACACCTACCTGATGGTCGCGCTGCGCTGGTCGGCCTACGGCACCGAGAGATCGCTGCACGAGGAAATGCGCCTCGCCCTGAGCCTGCTGCTCGAAGGGGCCCTGCGGCGCGAGAGCCGCTGA
- a CDS encoding glycoside hydrolase family 13 protein, whose translation MSDSAPLTPDWVADAVFYQIFPDRFARSGRVPAEHLNLQPWGSPPTLRGYMGGDLWGVTEKLDHIASLGVNAIYFCPVFQSASNHRYHTHDYFQVDPMLGGNAALRELIDQAHARGIRVVLDGVFNHASRGFFQFNDLLEQGEASAYRDWFHVGGWPLHAYDEDKPAHYAAWWGMRALPKFNTDHPAVREFLLSVGEYWMEFGIDGWRLDVPNEIDDDEFWREFRRRVKAINPDAYIVGEIWGDAHRWLAGDQFDAVMNYHFTRPCLAFFGARTLDHPMNERSGTGRVDPVDAAAFAARMTEVTRMYHPDIVRAQLNLLDSHDTARFLNAVGGDAGAYRLAHIFQMTYVGAPCIYYGDEIGLPGGLDPDCRRAFPWDEPGSWDRVTLELTRTLSELRHARPELRRGAFEVRHAVGEGLVYARTWQGRVSTVAMNAGSTPLRLPLPGLPPGRYRDGLRGTWHELTDSPAIELPPRSAAVLFAD comes from the coding sequence ATGTCCGACTCTGCTCCTCTCACGCCCGATTGGGTGGCCGACGCCGTCTTCTACCAGATCTTCCCCGACCGCTTCGCCCGCTCAGGCCGGGTGCCGGCAGAGCACCTCAACCTCCAGCCGTGGGGCAGCCCGCCCACCCTGCGCGGCTACATGGGAGGCGACCTCTGGGGCGTGACCGAAAAACTCGACCACATCGCCAGCCTGGGCGTCAACGCGATCTACTTCTGCCCAGTCTTCCAGTCGGCGTCCAATCACCGCTACCACACCCACGACTACTTTCAGGTGGACCCCATGCTCGGCGGCAACGCGGCGCTGCGCGAACTGATCGATCAGGCGCACGCGCGCGGCATCCGGGTGGTGCTTGACGGCGTGTTCAACCACGCCAGCCGGGGCTTTTTCCAGTTCAATGACCTGCTCGAGCAGGGCGAGGCGAGCGCCTACCGCGACTGGTTCCACGTCGGCGGCTGGCCGCTGCACGCTTACGACGAGGACAAGCCGGCGCACTACGCGGCGTGGTGGGGAATGCGCGCGCTGCCCAAGTTCAACACGGATCACCCCGCTGTGCGCGAGTTTCTGCTGTCGGTGGGCGAATACTGGATGGAGTTTGGCATCGACGGCTGGCGGCTCGACGTGCCCAACGAGATCGACGACGACGAGTTCTGGCGCGAGTTCCGCCGCCGGGTCAAGGCGATCAACCCCGACGCCTACATCGTGGGCGAGATCTGGGGCGACGCGCACCGCTGGCTCGCGGGCGACCAGTTCGACGCGGTGATGAATTACCACTTTACCCGGCCCTGCCTCGCTTTTTTCGGAGCGCGCACCCTCGATCACCCCATGAACGAGCGCAGCGGCACCGGCCGGGTCGATCCGGTCGACGCCGCCGCCTTCGCCGCGCGCATGACCGAAGTCACGCGGATGTACCATCCGGACATCGTGCGCGCGCAGCTCAACCTGCTCGACTCACACGACACCGCCCGCTTCCTGAACGCGGTCGGCGGCGACGCGGGGGCCTACCGCCTCGCACACATCTTCCAGATGACCTACGTGGGGGCGCCGTGCATCTATTACGGCGACGAGATCGGCCTACCCGGCGGGCTCGACCCCGACTGCCGGCGCGCGTTTCCCTGGGACGAGCCCGGAAGCTGGGACCGGGTCACGCTGGAACTGACCCGCACCCTGAGCGAGCTGAGGCACGCCCGCCCCGAGCTGCGGCGCGGCGCCTTCGAGGTCCGGCACGCGGTGGGCGAGGGCCTGGTCTACGCGCGCACCTGGCAGGGCCGGGTCAGCACCGTCGCCATGAACGCCGGCTCCACCCCGCTGCGGCTGCCGCTGCCGGGGCTCCCCCCGGGCCGCTACCGCGACGGCCTGCGGGGGACGTGGCACGAGCTGACCGACTCGCCCGCGATCGAGCTGCCCCCCCGCAGCGCCGCTGTGCTCTTCGCCGACTGA